CATTGCTCGATTTGGATCATGGGACCTATCCTTACGTCACTTCCTCAAATCCTGTTGCTGGTGGGGCTTGTGTCGGTACTGGTGTAGGACCAACAATGATTGATCGCGTGATTGGAGTCGCCAAAGCGTACACGACACGCGTCGGTGAAGGACCATTTCCAACAGAACTCAACGGCAAAATTGGTGAGTTACTGTGCGATCGCGGCGCAGAATTTGGCACAACCACTGGGCGGCGTCGGCGTTGCGGTTGGTTTGATGCGGTGATCGGACGTTATGCGGTTCGCGTCAACGGTATGGATTGTCTCGCAATTACAAAACTAGATGTTCTGGATGAACTAGACGAAATCAAAGTTTGTGTTGCGTACGAAGTTGATGGAGAAAAATGTAAGGATTTTCCTCACAACGCCCGTCGGTTTGCACGGTGTCGTCCCATTTATAAAACAATGCCAGGTTGGAAACACTCAACCGTCAATTGTCGCTCGTTAGAAGACTTACCACCGCAAGCGCTCGACTACTTGAAATTCTTAGCCGAGTTGATGGAAGTTCCGATTGCGATCGTTTCTTTAGGCGCTAGCCGCGAACAAACTATCATTGTGGAAGACCCAATTCACGGTCCCAAACGTGCTTTACTTCATGCGAATGGCACTCCTGTCGTTACGGAAGTGTAAGTCGAAAAAAGCTTTTTAAGATTCAAAATTTACCGTTTATCGCTTGTTACTTTTAGCAGTATGGAAATCACAGTCGAAGGAAAAAAAAGAGCAGAAGGTAGTAAGCCAAACGCTCTACGTCGTTCAGGTTTAATTCCTGCCAATTTGTACGGTCACAACGGTACAGAGTCAATTCATCTTACCTTAGAAGCAAAAGCAGTAGAAACGCTGTTAAAACAAGCTTCAGTCAACAACACACTGATTCAGTTAAATATTAGCGATCTGCCCTGGCGCGGTAAAGCGCTCCTACGGGAAGTTCAACGCCACCCGACTAAAAGATTTCCTTATCACCTGAGTTTCTTCTCGGTTGCAGCCCAAGATACTGTAGAGGTAGAAGTGCCACTACACTTTGTCGGCGAAGCACCTGGGGTGAAAATAGAAGGTGGTGCGCTAGATACAGTTTTGACGCATATCCAAGTTCGTTGCGCTCCCGATCGCATTCCTGAAACCATTGAAATTGACGTCTCTAATATGAATATGGGAGACGTGCTGTATCTTCGAGAGTTAGTCTTACCCGAAGGTGTTTCCTTGGTAAGCGAAACTAACGATGCTGTCGTTTCTGTCTTAGCACCACAAATTACACCAGAAATTATTGAAGCCCAAGAAGCCGCAGCTGATGCAGAAATTGCGACAGCACAAGCATCTGAAGCCGAACAGAAAGAACCACAAACCGACGCTGAAACGGGCGGTTAATTCTGACCGCGGAATGCAGTGTACCGTTCACTCCGATTACAGTTTACTATCGTGTAAGACCAGAATATTCCTCTGGTCTTTTATTTATAATTAACCTGGCAACTATAGTCGCCGCTTAACGAACAAAGTCCAGATGGTGCGTGGACTAAT
This is a stretch of genomic DNA from Chroogloeocystis siderophila 5.2 s.c.1. It encodes these proteins:
- a CDS encoding 50S ribosomal protein L25/general stress protein Ctc, whose product is MEITVEGKKRAEGSKPNALRRSGLIPANLYGHNGTESIHLTLEAKAVETLLKQASVNNTLIQLNISDLPWRGKALLREVQRHPTKRFPYHLSFFSVAAQDTVEVEVPLHFVGEAPGVKIEGGALDTVLTHIQVRCAPDRIPETIEIDVSNMNMGDVLYLRELVLPEGVSLVSETNDAVVSVLAPQITPEIIEAQEAAADAEIATAQASEAEQKEPQTDAETGG